CTTAAGGACGAGACTAAGTCGAAGCTGATTTTCCTTATTAACGAAGAGGTTTGAAGTTAACCACGCACGATCACGGAACCTACCTGCTTCCTTCTGCAACTCTTTCCATGCAACTTCATGGTGTTCTTACATTCTTGTTAGACAGGACCAGAGCGCACATAACAGAACATTGAACGCCATCAGCTTTGCTTTCGGGCATCGATGTACGTTCACCTGACTAAGTTCTCGGGCTGATAGAGAACTCAAGTGCAGCCTTGAGTAAGAAAGACGGGACAGGTTTACCAGTTTCCGCTCGAGCCTCGGGTTTTGAAGGCGACGGAGATCAGGAGCGACTCGACGATCAGAGTTCTTGATCGGGGTATAAAAGAAAGAGGATGATCTATTTGCGTGCACGAGTTATGATTCATAGCTACGGATTCAGTTTGGTTAATGCTCTGTAGCCTTCACCCGTCAGCATAGTTCATAATTTTAGGATAATTACTAAATCAGTGCCAAACATGCTGTACGGACGACGATTCACACTTAAATTTTCCAACAACTTTGCCGGTGTGATCCTAGATCTTTgcatgaaattccaatgcagTCCTTTCCTCCAATAGCCGCCGGATATTGCTGGCGTGGCCTTACATTCGACCATCGCCTGCATGCCACACGTATAACTTTACTTGACATTACGTCCTACGCGGACAGCCGCGTCGGCCGTTTCCGGCAACAACGGGGCAAaataactaaattgaaattttgcgaAATGATTtaagactacattggcaaaattgaaaaatatacatCTTGAAACGgcatccgtacaataggttcGACATGGTTTggtaaaagttcaagaataaaatattttaaaaataatgtttAGCATTACATCAATGCAAGAAAAGCGAAAAATacggataatgacacaaatgatccataaactttagcataatgtacaatgtgatccctaaacttttaatttattcgatgtgATCCCTTTCAATAAATTTGAATTATGCGAGAGACTACTCTAACTCTCTAGAGCTCTATCTGTCATCCAGTTGATTCTTTTTTATAAGCTCcattattatatattttaaaagatcTCTACTGGCAGTTATCGAATTgggtaaattttttctttttttcctttcttttcatagTAAAATGTGACTGAAATCAAGCATGTGTAACTTGTAAGACCGTGTACGTAAACTATGATGATGAGCATGAATTAAAATGTGCGTGTATACAATGACagtgaacaaattttaaaattgaaaacttaATTTAGCCCATAAGAATACGACATGATCGGCAATACATCTCAATTATCGAATGTGGGGACTCGAGATGTAACGAGACTTGAAAGATTTGGATACATCTAGAGCACTGCTCGCGGAGCATCGAAAAACCACTCTCATGCACGCCCGACTTTCTCGTGCCCCATCGCACCGTTGGCCATCGGATCGCGTTACTCGTGTGCCCGGTCGGCACCATCGGGCAGCCCTAGGGCACACATAAGGTCATTTTCCGGTAGAGGTAGCATCCGGTCATCGGCCAATCGCGGCTCGGACACGATCTTGTGGACCCCACCAAATCAAGTGGTGAAATGTTCAATCCAATAGTTTAGGCTGATAGATAGATAGAATCCACAAGAATATGGGCGAGTTTGGTTCGGCATTTCCAAACTGGACCCATGCAATCGCCACGTGGCAATCACATTTGAAGGGCTGCCCCTGTGCAGCGTGGGCTTGGCCTTACGCAAAGTCAAGCCATTTGAAGGGCCGTGCTACACCGTTTTGAGCCCCATTTTTTCCCTCgaatcataaaaatactttGACAAACAGGAGTACACTTTCCCCATTTTGCTTCAAGCTAAGgggattttcctctttctctttcttttaaaaaaaataataattataatattttcatgtatGCGGCgaaaacctaaaaatgaattgaaaaatatttttcgcgaatTTTGCGTCGGATCAACCTTTTATATCCATGTCTGTGTTCTaggaaacgaaaagaaaaaaagagagaatttcgTCTATCATGCCATATAGTTAGCTCTAACCTATTGATCTTTGTGGCATATTTGATTAAGTGAACAAATCGTAATTAATACTTATATTCTGCCTAATTGGGAAAAGTCCAGGCAAAGTATAGATAAAAACCCACTAAAAGCGTCGTTATCTTATTACAACAGATTGCATCTCAACTCTTGAATATGGCATATTTGAAGATTCACATTGTGGATTTAACTGAGTCGCCGTTCACGAAATCCCTTATCGTCTCCACCAGAACCTGGGCCTTGGCCGGGTCGACCAGCTCCACCCCGTGCCACCCGCCCTCGGCGAACCCCGTCGTCACGTGCGCCCCCCGTGCCTCCAGCATCTTCGCGAACCCCTTCTGCCGGTCCACCAGCGGGTCCCCCCCGTGCCCCCTCACCAGGCACCTCGGCAGCCGCCCGGCTTTCGCCTGGCCCGCCGCACCGCCGGCCGTCGGGTCGCAGTACTCATGGGACCGGTCGGCGCCCTCGGGCAGCGCCAGGGACCACATGAGGTCGTTCGCGGGCAGGGGCAGTATCCGGTCGTTGTCGGACCGCAGCTCGGACTCGGTCCTCTGGATCCCACCGAAGTAGGGTTGGTTCAGTATCAGCCCTCGGATCTTGACCGGGGCCAGATCAACGTCCAGCGATCGCAGGGCCGCGTGGTAGACGATGTTCGCCCCCGCGCTGCTGCCCATCAGGTAGCAGCGCTCGAAGTCCGCGTGCTCCCTCAGCCACGGCTCGCCGCCGCCTGCGGGGTCGAGCGCCTGCGACCGGAGCCACGCGAGGGCCGCCATGGCGTCGTCGTAGGCGGCGGGGAGGCGGTGCTCGGGGGCGAGGCGGTACTCGACGGAGACGACGACGGCCCCGACGAGAGACGCGGTGCGGCAGCAGGAGTCGTGGAACATGCGGGAGGTGGCGCTGAAGAGGACGAACCCGCCGCCGTGGAAGTAGAGGATGACGGGGAGGCGGGCGGGGGCGGCACGGGGGAGGAAGATGCGGACGAATGTGGAGTGGTTGGGGTCGAGGGGGAGGGTGACGTCCTTGGATAGGGCCGGGTCGGGGGAGTCGGGGTCGGCGGTGGCGGGAGCGGACGGGGGCCAGGAGAGGCGGGTGACGGAGCCGTCGGGGTTGGGGGAGAGCTTGAGGAACTCGTAAGGGTCCATGGGGATGTTGATGATGAGCAAAGAGGCTCTCCAAGATCAGAGAACGGCGATGGGTGGAAGACGAAGACCCTgcgaggatgaagaagaagaagaagaattgagtGAGGGTAGGTGGAGCGAGGAACTACTTTTTCTCGCGCGGTTGCGGTTCTAATGacttgaaattgatttttttttctttatggtgGGGTGATGGAGATTGGACATCTGGAGCGGGACCAACTAAATAAAAGAGACCAATTTCCAGCACTGATAAATTTAAATATAACGATATTGGGGCTATACTATTCCAATGGCCCATTAGGTTAGGTAACCCGTAATATTAATTATATGTAACCTAGTCATAATGACATCATTAATAACGAGTTATATGAAGTTAAAAGTCAACAACGGTTATAATCCGGCAAAGGGCCCCCctatatttattatttatttggcCACTAGCACGAAGTAGGATGGGGCCATGCTCATGACTTCAATCACGGGCGTTGTATGTTTATGTCGAACGGCAGGGGCATCCACAAGGCCACGCTCATGCGTTGTAGGAGAAGAGTAGACCAGACCATGATATGATCTGATGACGTTTCACCGACCGCATTAATTATGATGGTTTGCAAAGCAATCGGCAGaaacaggaagaagaagaagaagcagggaaaaaaaaagtgcaaaatagaagaaaaaggagtCGGAGCAgctcaaaaaaatcaaaatcggaAATGAAGAACGGGGTTAGGGTTCTTGAGAAACTATGTACTACCACGGCAACATCCATTGAGGGAAGCCAGAAAGAATAAGATGCTTTAACCGAGTGAGAGGTACCTTTACCTAAATAAGGGACATGCGTGATAATGACTTTGATGGCGCGGCTCAATGCGATAGGATATGGAAAGTCGAAAGCCCGACCATCTCCTATAGATTGTGCACCGAATGCATGAACGCGACTGCCGACGTTATCGACTTCTTGTGTTGTATAACTTTTCCTTTCATGAAATTCGAAATCACTTCATTGTAGTATGATTAGCACAGGGATGAGCGTTCACTTGGTGTTTTCCTAAATACACCGTACAACGGTCAATCCAGTCATAAAACATTTTAATTACGCTAATTtactcctaaacctttcaataacttgtcaatttagccatacattttttaattatgccaattaattactaaacattttgattatttgccaatttagtcttgaatcttttaataatttgataattttggccGGAAGCCACTCATGTGGCGGTTTAGTCAGCACCGGCCGTCTTATATGACATGGTCGACGCTAACGTGaacaatattttcacattttttaatttttctgatttttataaatattttcaatttttttcttttcgttcttttcctttttgcttcttcttttggtCGGTCGCCAGGCCTCAACGATGGCCGACAACCAACCATTGCCGAAGGTGAGGCTCGACAACaggccaaaggaagaaggaaaaaagaaaagaaaagaaaagaatcaaatattttatattaaaaaagtgTCCATGTGAGCGACCGGCCGTGCCATATGGAACAATTGGTGCTGACTAGATCGCTACATCGCcgatttttcaccaaaattagccaaaagaacaaaattagtAAGCCATTAGaagatttaggaataaattaacacgaatcatcaaaatatttaggactaaattgacataattgaaaattttgtgattaaattgacaagttattaaaatatttaagattaaattgacacgattaaaagatttaagatcgAATCGGCTATCgaacaataagtttaaaactttttagataatttttccgtCTCAAGAATGAGAGGGGAAAATAGAACTTCCAAATCACGATTTGTCCAAGAATAATTCAATTTGTGCCGTTCGATTGCACTTCATAAGTGACCCCAATAACCAACATGCaaggagaaggaaaacaaaacaaatcttGCTCGTCCGTATGCACGGTACAAAGCCCGGCATGATCATCCAAAATCGCACTTAATACAAGTTAAAGAAACTTACCTATCGGAGGGCGCAACGCGACACATGTTACGTGCGACTAGTTCGTACCCACTTCGGTACACGTATCATCAATCCACAAAAATAGAATATTTCAGCCCTTCTCAGACGTAAGGTGGGAAGAATCTATTTCCCCGCTAGTCATCAAAGCACATTTTGAATGCGGATAAATGCATAAAGGACTGCCAACTCCACAATTCTAAGTTTTGGATCAGAAGTAAAAGCAAGAAATGGAGGAAAGTGAGATGCAATACAGAAAACGTTTGTTAGTGATCCCAGAAAATCCGGGTGGGTTTATCTTTTTGTTCTTGTCCATGGAACCACCTAGTCTTGAATAATCAAGTGCGACCGATGCAGAACGTGCAGAACAAACATACGAAATTAATATTAAATCTAACG
The sequence above is drawn from the Rhodamnia argentea isolate NSW1041297 chromosome 9, ASM2092103v1, whole genome shotgun sequence genome and encodes:
- the LOC115744467 gene encoding probable carboxylesterase 8: MDPYEFLKLSPNPDGSVTRLSWPPSAPATADPDSPDPALSKDVTLPLDPNHSTFVRIFLPRAAPARLPVILYFHGGGFVLFSATSRMFHDSCCRTASLVGAVVVSVEYRLAPEHRLPAAYDDAMAALAWLRSQALDPAGGGEPWLREHADFERCYLMGSSAGANIVYHAALRSLDVDLAPVKIRGLILNQPYFGGIQRTESELRSDNDRILPLPANDLMWSLALPEGADRSHEYCDPTAGGAAGQAKAGRLPRCLVRGHGGDPLVDRQKGFAKMLEARGAHVTTGFAEGGWHGVELVDPAKAQVLVETIRDFVNGDSVKSTM